The Streptococcus sp. DTU_2020_1001019_1_SI_AUS_MUR_006 sequence AGCGATAGATCGTTCTACCTCACCAACCAATTCTGGGTCAAGGGCTGAAGTAGGTTCATCCAAGAGCAAGATTGCTGGCTTCATGGCCAAAGCACGCGCCAAGGCTACCCGTTGTTTTTGTCCACCTGATAAGTGGCGAGGATAGTGCTGTTGACGATCAGAAAGACCAACCTTAGCCAACTCTTCTTTGGCAATCTTAGTTGCTTCTTCATCGGATAATTTCTTGACAACAACCAAGCCTTCCTTGACATTGTCTAAGGCTGTTCTACGTTCAAATAAATTAAATTGTTGAAATACCATGGACAACTTACGACGAAGAGTCAAGATTTCATCTTGAGTAATTTGAGAAAAGTCAACTTTGAAATCATCAATCTGAATACTTCCGCTATCAGGTGTTTCCAGATAATTTAGGCTACGAAGAAAGGTTGATTTACCGGCTCCTGATGAACCAATCAAAGCCACTACTTCCCCTTTTTGAATATCTAAATTCAGATGATCCAAGACGGTTTGACCTGAAAAGGATTTACTTAAATTTGAAATCTTAATCATTAGCGAAGTTCTCCTTTCACATCTGTTTTCACATTATCTGGTGCTTCGATGGCCATTTTTCTCTCAATAAAGCGACCAAGATTTTCAATAGCGATATTTACCACCCAGTATACAAGAGCAACTGAGATGAAACGTTCGAAGTAACGGTAGTCTGCACCACCCAAAATCTGAGCTTGGGCAAAGACTTCTACAACACCAGCACTAAAGGCTAGGGAAGTACCCTTAGTCAAACCGATTAGGGAGTTAATCAAGGTTGGAGTCGCTACTACCGCTGCATTTGGAATAATCACACGACGATAGACTTGAGCACGTGTCATCCCAAGACTACGAGCGGCTTCAATCTCTCCAGGATTGACAGAAAGAATAGCAGCACGGATAGTTTCACTAGCGTAAGCTGCTTCGTTAAAAGCAAAAGCTACAATGGCAAAAGCTGCAGCCGGAATCGCATTGATATTAAAAGCAGTTCCCCATTGTTGATTCAACGCTTTTAATGCTAGAGGAATTCCATAGTAAGTCAACATCAGCTGCACTAGGATTGGTGTCCCTTTTAAGAAACTAACAAAAAATGCTTGTAATGGATAAAGAATTCTAACGCGATTAATTTTTACAATAGCAAAAACCAAGGCCAAGATGATGCCAAAAAAAGCACCAAATACTGTCAACATCAATGTTGTTGGCAATTGTTGTACAATTCTTGGAATCCCATCAAAGACAGAACGAAAACTAAACAGTTTACCGTCTGGAATATACTGCATCAAGTTTTGGTACCAATCTGATGCTAAAAGTGTTGTAACATTCATAGAAACATCCTCTCCTGATAATGAATCATTCTATCATACTTCTGCCTAGATTTAAAATATTTGCTACGTGCAGAAGAGACTTTGTCTACCTACTAGTTTATCATACTTTAAAAGTGTAAGGTTATATATTTTACCTATCAAGGAGATAGAAAAAAACTATTTCAAATCCAAGTTGTCGTAGGTTTTACGATAGCCAATTTGTTTAACAACACCATTCTCCACTAATATTGGACGTTTTAATAACATACCATCACTGGCCAAGAGTTTGGCTGCTTCTTTATTGGATAAAGTCCCAACCTTATCTTTTAAGCCCAGTTCACGGTATTTAATTCCACTGGTATTGAAAAATTGCTTCAACTCAAATCCTGAAGTTTCAAGCCAGTTTAAAATAACCTTTTCACTCGGAGTCTCTTCTACGATATGAACATCCTTATATTCTAGTCCGAGTTGATCTAACTCCTTTTTTGCTTTCTTACAAGTTGTACATTTTGGGTATTCGATAAATTCTAACATTTTCTTTTCTTTCTGTTCTTTATTCTCTTGAAATGCTGCACCTTCATGCTTTAAGAGCCAGGCCTTCTTGGCAATTCCTGAAGCATAGCCTGTTAGACGATTACCAGCACCTAGTACGCGGTGACAAGGTACTAGGATTGACCAAGGATTACGTCCTACTGCTCCTCCGATTGCCTGAGCCGAAGCTATCTGCAAATCCTTAGCTATCTGTCCATAAGTAACTGTCTGACCAAAAGGAATTCCCCGCAAGTAGTTCCAGACTCTTTTTTCGAAGTCACTACCGACAGGAGCTAAAGGCATCTTAGATAAGTCTTGATCTTGCCCCTTAAAATAAGTCTCTAAATAGGAAGTAATTTGATTTAAAATGGGATGACTTTCAACAAGAGTTACATCATTTTCAGATAATCCCTTCTCAAAATCACTCTCTTCTTCAATCCATATCCCAAACAGATAGTGGTCATCTGCAACCAGAGATAAAATCCCAACCGGAGACTTGTACAGCATTTTTGCATACTTCTTAGGCATTTGATTTTATTTTTTGATAGGCCAAGCGTTCCCCGTCTACTGGAACTTTACCGACCTGTTTAAAGCCAAGTTTTTCAAAAATATGCTGCATGGCTTTGTTTTTAGCGTGCGTATCTGAACGAAAATCTAGGTAATCAAAGCCTTCAATCAAGCCTTCCAAAAAGGTCTGAGCAACACCTTGACCTTGCACATCACTGGCAACTGCGATACGATGAAATACTAAGTATTCTGTTTCTCTTCCTTCCCAGCTTCCATCATAAATGGCTTCATAGGCTTTTTCTGGACTCTTGGTTACTGCTGCATAAGCTAAGAGCTCTCCTTCTTCCAGGGCTACATAAGCCTGACCTGAGATAATATCTTCGATAATCGTATCAGTATTTGGGTAACCATTTTGCCATTGGGTGCTACCAGCTTCCGCCAAGCTTTTTTTAGCTTCCTCAATCACTTGCATAATTGCATCTACTTCGTTTGGAAAGGCTAAACGAATTTCCATCTTATCTCCTCTTTTCTGACTAGTTTCTCTCATCATAGCATAATTTAAGGCTTTCTACAAGCAGTTAAAACTTGACTTTTTATTTCTATTATTTTATAATCTGGTTATCAAAACTAGATAAACAGGAGTTGGAAATGAAATCTACTTTTTCCTACCCAGAATGGGACGAAATTCCAAACATTGATCTCTATTTGGATCAGGTCCTACTTTATGTAAGTAAAGTTTGTTCCCCTATTTCTCTTGCTAAAGAGAAAGGTTTAACTGCATCAATGGTGAACAACTATGTCAAACACGGCTATATCAGCAAACCTGAAAAGAAAAAATACCAACGCAAACAAATCGCCCGATTAATTGCTATCACAACGCTCAAGTCTGTTTTTTCAATCCAGGAAATTGCTCAAACCCTTAATACCCTACACACAGAGACTAACTCAGAAGAGCTTTACAACGCTTTTGTGTACTACATGAACGAAGACATTGACCCAGCCAATCCTATTATCCAAGCAAGTTGCCAAACGGTTAAACTCTATCATCAGACACTTGCTCTTGTCTATAAAGAAACCGAAGAGGAGGAAACAAATGAATACTAGTTTTAAACTTAGCAAGCGCCTTAGTTTTGGAGAAGAGATAGCAAACAGTGTCACCCATGCTGTAGGGGCACTTATCATGCTGATTTTGCTCCCCATCTCATCGACTTATAGTTATGAAGCTCATGGATTTTTATCATCGATTGGGGTGTCGATTTTCGTTATTAGCCTCTTTCTCATGTTCCTTTCATCAACCATCTATCATTCTATGGCTTATGGTTCCACTCATAAGTATGTCTTGCGCATTATCGACCATTCCATGATTTATGTTGCGATTGCTGGCTCTTATACTCCTGTCGTTTTGACTTTGATGAATAACTGGTTTGGTTATCTCATTATTGCTATCCAATGGGGAACAACTATTTTTGGTATTCTTTATAAAATTTTTGCCAAAAAAGTCAATGAAAAATTTAGTCTAATGCTCTACCTCATTATGGGTTGGTTAGTTGTGGCTATCCTACCAGCAATCATCAGTCAAACAAATCCAATCTTTTGGACTCTTATGGTATCAGGCGGGCTTTGCTATACAGTTGGTGCTGGATTTTATGCTAAGAAGAAACCTTACTTCCACATGATCTGGCATCTCTTCATTCTAGCAGCATCCGCTCTCCAATACATTGCCATTGTTTATTACATGTAAAAATAGGCCGGGAAAATCCCGACCTATTTTTATTTGCACATATTGATAAAGTATTGATGCAAGCGAAGATCATTTGTCAATTCCGGATGAAAGGAGGTCACTAGCATATTCTTTTCTTGAGCAGCAACGATTTGATTGTTCACTACTGCAAGAACATCAACACCCTTACCAACTTCACTAATAATAGGTCCACGGATAAAGGTCATGGGAATTTTGCCAACACCCTTGCACTCTGCTTCGGTATAAAAACTTCCTAGCTGACGCCCATAGGCATTGCGCTCAACTACTATATCCATAGTCGCCAGATGACTTTCCTCTTGAGAAGTGATTTGTCTCGCAAGCAGAATCAAACCAGCACAAGTCCCAAAGACTGGTAAGCCATTGAGAATAGCTTCTCTTAGAGGGAGTAGCATATTCTGGTCACGTAGGAGTTTTCCCATAGCTGTCGACTCACCGCCAGGTAAAATCAAACCTGACAAGTCACTCTGATGGTGTTGAAAGTCTTCAAGATTTCGCAATTCAATACTTTCAACTCCTAGTTCAGTAAGGACTTTTTCATGTTCCACAAAAGCACCTTGCAAGGCCGATATTCCAATTTTCATCTATTTTCCTCGCTCCGCCATGAGAATTTGGATTTCATTCTCATTGATACCAACCATAGCTTCTCCCAAGTCTTCAGAGATTTGAGCTAAAATTTGAGGATTCTGATAATTGGTAACAGCCTTGACAATTGCTGCCGCACGTTTAACAGGATCACCTGACTTGAAAATTCCTGAGCCAACAAAGACACCTTCTGCACCTAGCTGCATCATAAGAGCAGCATCTGCAGGTGTTGCAACCCCTCCAGCCGCAAAGTTAACAACTGGTAGTTTTCCATGTTCGTGAACGTATTGAACTAATTCTACAGGTACTTGGAGTTCTTTTGCAGCAACATATAACTCGTCCTCACGGAGGTTTTGAATGCGGCGGATTTCTTGATTCATCATACGCATATGACGAACTGCCTGAACGATGTCTCCTGTTCCAGGTTCCCCTTTTGTACGAATCATAGAAGCTCCTTCAGCGATACGACGTAAGGCTTCACCTAAGTCTTTAGCACCACAGACAAAAGGAACTTGAAATTCTTTCTTGTCCACATGGAAACGATCGTCAGCTGGAGATAGAACTTCGCTCTCATCGATATAGTCAATCTCGATGGCTTCCAAAATCTGTGCTTCGACAAAATGCCCAATTCGAACCTTGGCCATAACTGGAATGCTGACTGCTTCTTGGATTTCCTTAATCATCTTTGGATCGCTCATACGAGAGACACCACCAGCTGCACGAATATCCGCTGGGATTCGCTCCAAGGCCATAACTGCTGCCGCACCTGCAGCCTCAGCAATTCTTGCTTGTTCAGGGTTTTGGACATCCATGATGACACCACCTTTAAGCATCTGTGCTAAATTCTTATTTAATTCATAACGATTTTCAGTCATTTTTTTCATCCTCAATAGTTGTATTGGTAGCTACAGTTTTATTGTAAGGTATAAAAGACTGCATAACAAGATAAAATAAATCGATTTGTCCGGGTACAATTATCTCTATCACAAAAAAAGCACCCACATTGGGTACTTTTATTTCTTAGATTTTTTAATACTTTTCACAAGATAAAAGAGATATCCTGAAACCATGTAGGCAACAAAGATAGTTGCCGCCCATTTAAAGACAAAGCCCCAACCATGTTTGGTAGCATTCAAAAAGAAATAAGGGAAGGGACTATCCTTAGCATTAGGGACATCCATCTTTAGAACAAAACCGTTTAAGAGGGCAAATCCCATATAGAGCAGTGGTAAA is a genomic window containing:
- the trhA gene encoding PAQR family membrane homeostasis protein TrhA; this translates as MNTSFKLSKRLSFGEEIANSVTHAVGALIMLILLPISSTYSYEAHGFLSSIGVSIFVISLFLMFLSSTIYHSMAYGSTHKYVLRIIDHSMIYVAIAGSYTPVVLTLMNNWFGYLIIAIQWGTTIFGILYKIFAKKVNEKFSLMLYLIMGWLVVAILPAIISQTNPIFWTLMVSGGLCYTVGAGFYAKKKPYFHMIWHLFILAASALQYIAIVYYM
- a CDS encoding Spx/MgsR family RNA polymerase-binding regulatory protein; the encoded protein is MLEFIEYPKCTTCKKAKKELDQLGLEYKDVHIVEETPSEKVILNWLETSGFELKQFFNTSGIKYRELGLKDKVGTLSNKEAAKLLASDGMLLKRPILVENGVVKQIGYRKTYDNLDLK
- a CDS encoding DUF1836 domain-containing protein encodes the protein MKSTFSYPEWDEIPNIDLYLDQVLLYVSKVCSPISLAKEKGLTASMVNNYVKHGYISKPEKKKYQRKQIARLIAITTLKSVFSIQEIAQTLNTLHTETNSEELYNAFVYYMNEDIDPANPIIQASCQTVKLYHQTLALVYKETEEEETNEY
- a CDS encoding amino acid ABC transporter ATP-binding protein; translated protein: MIKISNLSKSFSGQTVLDHLNLDIQKGEVVALIGSSGAGKSTFLRSLNYLETPDSGSIQIDDFKVDFSQITQDEILTLRRKLSMVFQQFNLFERRTALDNVKEGLVVVKKLSDEEATKIAKEELAKVGLSDRQQHYPRHLSGGQKQRVALARALAMKPAILLLDEPTSALDPELVGEVERSIANAAKSGQTMILVSHDMSFVSQVADKVLFLDKGKIIESGTPDEIINHPKEERTKEFFASYKRTYI
- the pdxS gene encoding pyridoxal 5'-phosphate synthase lyase subunit PdxS, with amino-acid sequence MTENRYELNKNLAQMLKGGVIMDVQNPEQARIAEAAGAAAVMALERIPADIRAAGGVSRMSDPKMIKEIQEAVSIPVMAKVRIGHFVEAQILEAIEIDYIDESEVLSPADDRFHVDKKEFQVPFVCGAKDLGEALRRIAEGASMIRTKGEPGTGDIVQAVRHMRMMNQEIRRIQNLREDELYVAAKELQVPVELVQYVHEHGKLPVVNFAAGGVATPADAALMMQLGAEGVFVGSGIFKSGDPVKRAAAIVKAVTNYQNPQILAQISEDLGEAMVGINENEIQILMAERGK
- the pdxT gene encoding pyridoxal 5'-phosphate synthase glutaminase subunit PdxT; the encoded protein is MKIGISALQGAFVEHEKVLTELGVESIELRNLEDFQHHQSDLSGLILPGGESTAMGKLLRDQNMLLPLREAILNGLPVFGTCAGLILLARQITSQEESHLATMDIVVERNAYGRQLGSFYTEAECKGVGKIPMTFIRGPIISEVGKGVDVLAVVNNQIVAAQEKNMLVTSFHPELTNDLRLHQYFINMCK
- a CDS encoding GNAT family N-acetyltransferase — encoded protein: MEIRLAFPNEVDAIMQVIEEAKKSLAEAGSTQWQNGYPNTDTIIEDIISGQAYVALEEGELLAYAAVTKSPEKAYEAIYDGSWEGRETEYLVFHRIAVASDVQGQGVAQTFLEGLIEGFDYLDFRSDTHAKNKAMQHIFEKLGFKQVGKVPVDGERLAYQKIKSNA
- a CDS encoding amino acid ABC transporter permease gives rise to the protein MNVTTLLASDWYQNLMQYIPDGKLFSFRSVFDGIPRIVQQLPTTLMLTVFGAFFGIILALVFAIVKINRVRILYPLQAFFVSFLKGTPILVQLMLTYYGIPLALKALNQQWGTAFNINAIPAAAFAIVAFAFNEAAYASETIRAAILSVNPGEIEAARSLGMTRAQVYRRVIIPNAAVVATPTLINSLIGLTKGTSLAFSAGVVEVFAQAQILGGADYRYFERFISVALVYWVVNIAIENLGRFIERKMAIEAPDNVKTDVKGELR